The genomic DNA ttcaagcgattctcctgccccagcctcctgagtagctgggactacaggtgcgtgccaccacacccagccaatttttgtatttccagtagagacagagtttcaccatcttggccaggatggtctctatctcttgaccttgtgatccactcgtctcagcctcccaaagtgctgggattataggtgtgagccactgcgcccggccaaaacaaCACATTTTGGGGACAGCTAGGACCTATGCAGATGAGGTATTGGTTTGTAACTCTAACCGTTATATATATCAGGCAGGAGGTATAGCAGTTCCAGATCAAGATCCAGAATGGAACTATCAAAGGGCCAGTGAGGACTTGGGGAGGAGAGATTATATGGTCATTTGTTTGTCGGAAGAGATGAAGAAATGTATGAAAAAGCCTATTAACTATGAAAAGGTTAAAGAAGTTTCCCAGGGCAAAGATAAGAATCCAGCTTTGTTTCAAGGGCATTTAGTTGAGGCAGTCAGGAAATATACTAACACTGATCCTGCCTCAAGGGAGAGACAAACCCTTTTGGGAGTACATTTTATATTCCAGTCTGCCCCTAATATCCACAGGATATTACTGCAGATGCAGCTGTGGGTCGCCAGACTCCTAtggaacagcttttttttttttgagacagattttcgctcttgttgcctacgctggagtgcaatggcatgatctcagctcattgcaacctctgcctcctgggttcaagctactcccctgcctcaggctctcaagtagtTGAGAtgacaggtatgcatcaccatgcacagataatttttttgtacttttagtagagacaggatttccccatgttggttaggctggtctcgaactcctgacctcaggtgatccatccacctcggcctcccaaagagctgggattacaggcatgagccaccgtgcccaacctagAACAGCTTTTGgatatgacattttaaatttctaataataGGGACAAAGCAGAGGAAGCAGAAAGAGCAAGAAGGACCTCCCACAAGGTGCAGTTTTTGGCTGCAGCCTTAAGCTCACCTTCCACATGGGGTTGTCCTCTTTACTCTTGGCCTGAACAAGGGAAGCTGAAAAGTGGGAAACCCACAGCTGAGTCACTGTGCCTTGGGCATGAATCAGTGTGCACACTGTAAGGAAACTGGCCAGTGGAAGAGGGATGGTTCTGAAGGGAGCCATCAGCACTTGAACCAATTATGGCTGAAATAGCCAGTCAAACCCAAGAGTGATGGGGCGGGCCTGAGACCTTCTGTCATAGCTTCTGTTGGACAACTAGCCATATCTCCGGAGGGTCCTTGGCAACCCTTCACATGGCAGGTAAGAATATTAACTTCCTTCTAAAGTGCTTACTCTATTTTGACCCATTATAAATTTGGGGGCCTCTGTCACCCCAAATCTGTATGGTCACGGGAATAAATGGATAAGCCCCCAGACGACATTTACCTATCCTTTGAGCTGCTCTTCGGGGACTGTGGTTTTCTCCTGAATGCCCCACCTTTTGTTGGGAAGGGATTTGTTAACTCAGCCGAAAATAGTAGTATCTTTTGGAAATCACAAAGCAGCTGAGGAATTACTCCTTTCCTGTGAGTAAGTATCCGGCTTTGTTGCTAAACATcctgataaaatttttaaagtatgtcaGACTTTGAATCCAGCTACCTATTTGCCTGAACTCATAGGCACCCtagatcattctttttttttttcttgagacagagtcttgccctgtcaccaggcaccaggctggagtgcagtggcatgatcttggctgactgcaacctctgcctcccaggttcaagcaattctcctgcctcagcctcccaagtggctgggactacaggtgcacgccaccacatccagctaatttttgtatttttagtagagacagggtttcaccatgttggccaggatggtctcgatctctttttttttttttttttttttttttttttttggttttggccAAACTTTTTATTTAGTATTCTGTAGTTGTTTAACACACACTTAAATGGTCTTattgggggaggggaaaggggaggttCTTGCAGATTCCCAAGGAAATGTCAGGAAGGCAAAATGGCCAGCATTATCCATTTGCATTTTTGGGTTTACTGGGTGATTATTTCCTTACATAGGCATCTGATTTCAGGTTTTTCATACTGAGATCATGGAGGTTTTAGTTGGAAGACACCCTGAAATCTTATGAGTAGCATACCCCAACCACCCTCTAACAGCTAGTTTGTTTGTATAGGCAGAATGATTCATCTCTCCATTTTAGATGGCTAGATGTTTTGTGGAAGATCTTAGAACTGCTTGCCTCACTTACTGGGAAAAATCATATAGGAAGTGGCCTTTAGGGACACTTTAACTTGGAAAGTTACAACACTAGTACAACAAGTCTTAACACATTTAACATTTGCTTGTTGAAAAGCAATGTCATAAAgtcaaataatattaaacatgttttacttttttcctcacaagaacataaaaattaTGGAGGGGAACTTAACAGGGAATTTAAAAAAGGtaacacaatttttctttttagtagtcCTTGGGTAGTTATGACAGAATAGTttccactttttgtttgtttctttgaactGGGATTTTGGtccaaagttttgtttgtttctagtatctgcttctgcctccccctCTATCAGATCGGCTTCCTCCACGGCTACCACCTCTTGGTGCTCCGCGGCTTGAACTGCTGTAGGAATCACGTGGAGGAGGGTACCCCCTTTCCATAGAAGGGGGAAGCCCTCTTTCTTGTCTGCCAACCCGATCACGACCACTTGAGTAGAGATCACTTCGGCTGCTTGAGTAACTGTCTCGACTTCCACCATATCCGTCACGTGAGCTGCTGTAATCATCATAGCGACTGCTTCCACCATAAGATGGCGGGGGCCCTCGTGTAGGTGGAGCACTACGTGAGTTACCATAACTCTCATATGAATCTCTGTAGGAACCTCCACTTGGATGATCTGAATAGTCACGATCACGACCATATCCATCTCTATCGCTATAGCCTCTTGATGGGTAGTCATCACGTGAACTGGAATGACCATAGTCACGGTAAGTATAATCTCGCGGTGGTGGTGCGTAATCTCTTGTATCACGAGAACTTGGGTAATCTCTGCTGGAATAGCTGTCTTTAGTAGAATACCCATCATCTCTTGGGGACAAATAAACATCTCTACGAGAAGGCAGTGGTTCTCTTCGAGGTGGACCTCCGTAACTATCTCTTCCACGTAATACAGGAGCTCTTCCTCCCATTCCACTGCTGCTGCGAACCGGTCCTGAAGGTGCAGATCTCTTAGGAGGAGGACCCCCACTTCTTGGTGGTGGTCCTCTTTTTACTGGGAGTGGTCCCCTGGAAGAACTCATGTTAAAATTCATGGAATATCCACCGTCATCCATGTGTCCTCCCCGTGAGGGAGGTCCCCTgtttcctccacttcctcctcttccacctctAAGACCTCTTGGAGGGCCTCTACttcttggaggtggaggtggcccACGTCTACCACTTTCGAATGATGGTTTGGTGGCTTGTTCCACTTTGATGGCTTTTCCGTCTAATGACTTTCCATTCATGTCTCTGGCTGCATCCTTAGCATCTGCTGGGCTTTCAAAGGTGACAAAAGCAAATCCTCTTGATTTGTTGGTTTCACGGTCTTTCATCAAGAGTACTTCCACTATTCGTCCATATTTGCCAAATACTGCTTCAAGAGCTTTCTCATTTGTTTCTGTATTAAGCCCACCAATGAAGAGCTTTCCTGGGCGATCTGcttcaaccattttttttttgccgGTGAGTCGGAGGGGTGACAATGGGTTCAAGCTCCAACGAGCTGGCCGAGAGGGGCTTCCTAGCAGCTTAGCACCAAAAGCGGCTGCCGGGTCCGACAACCGAAACGCGAACTCGCTAGCACTACTGCGCAACGagcggtctcgatctcttgacctcatgatccgcccgcctcggcctcccaaagtgctgggattataggcttgagccaccacacctggccgatcaTTCTTGCATACAAGTTACAGAGCCAGTTTACTCCAGCCAAGCAGATGTAAAGAATGAGCCTCCAGATAATTCTGAGGTAGAGTGGTTTACAGATGGAAGTAGCTTTGTGCACCAGGGAAACAGAACAACAAACTGCCAATACCAGGTGCTAATCAGTGGAAAATAGTTCAGCATTTGCAGGACTCTACTCATTTGGGAAGAGATTCCCTGTTTTAGTTAATGTCTTGGCATTTTATAGGAAAAGGCTTACTTAAAACAAGAATATACGTAACTAACTTGGACCTGAACCATGTGCCTGGAATAACccaaataagtaattttttttttttttgagacagagtcttgctctgtcaccaggctgaagtacagtggcgcaatctcaactctcactcaacttctgactccctggttcagtagattctcctgcctcagcctcctgagtagctgggattacaggtgcacgccaccatacctggctaatttttgtatttttagtagagatggggtttcaccatgttggcagggatggtcttgatcttctgaccttgtgatctgcctgccttcgtctcccaaagtgctgggattacaggcatgagacacggCCCTTGGCCCAAATAACCAATCTTTACCTCTAGTAAGACCTGTTCAGCAAAGGGGATGATTGGCAAATAGACTATACTTAGACGCCCCCAcgtaaaatgtttaaatatttattagtatttGTTGACACCTTTACTGGTTGGATTGAGGCTTTTCCTACCCAGTCTGAAAAGGCAGTTGAGGTTTCTAAACTCTTACTAAAGGAAATAATTCCAAGATTTTGGCTGCCTAAGAGCTCACAGAGTGATAATGGCCCATCTTTCACAGTGACAGTTACCCAAAACACATTTTCAGTCGTAGGAATTCAATACTGTCTTCACTTGCTTGGAGGCCACAGTCTTCGGGAAAAGTAGAAAGAGCTTATCAAATTCTAAAAAGGACTTTTGCTAAACTATGCCAAGAGACGTCAGAAACTTGGCTGTCTTTATTACTTGTAGCCCTATTAAGGGTTCAAGTGGCCCCTAAAGGAAATCTGCAGTTCAGCTCTTTTGAAATAATGTATGAAAGGCCTTGCTTAATGACAGACCTCCTAATAGATATAGATACTTTCAAGCTACGGAATTATGTGATCAACTTAGGACAAATGCAAAACACCGTCCTTGAATATGGAAACCAGAGTCCCTTCCCCAACTAAGGAAGAGAATCTTGTTACAGCCCAGCCAGGAGACTGGGTCCTACTAAAAACTTGGAAGGAAGGATCCCGAGGAGATCAACTTTCTCCAAAATGGAAGGGACCCTCTCAAGTTCTCCTTAGTACTCCAACTGCAGTTAAACTTCTGGGAATAAATAGCCCCGTCCACTTATCTTGCATTAAACCTGTCTCTTAGGAAGTCTCACAGTCCGATGGAACACAACAGAAAGATCCCGTTTATTCCTTTGAGCCAATCAGTGACCTCCGACTTCTGTTCAGAAGAAATGAAAGGGATGGGTAACATAAAGATATGGATTGACATTCTACTTTTGGGTACAAGTTGGAATCATGCAGAGAGTAACTTATTTACTGAGTGGAAATAGGCTTTAGCCTCTCTACATTATCAGACAAACTGTTGGGTATGTGGATATTTTAACAGTGGCCCAAGAGGGAACTTGTGCTCTGATCAAAACCAAATGTTGTGTGTATGTTCCAGACTATTCACATAATATTACCCAGGCTATGGAAGCTTTAGACACTCTACCATTGTTGCACTATCAGTCCACCCTATATCGGTGTGGTTCCATCAACTGCCCAGTTCTCCAAGAGCCTTCTTGTTTGTTTAGTTTCCTTGGaatgattttacttattttgctttgctGTTGTGGAATATATTGTGGTTGTACTCTTTGTGTAGAAATGCAAGACAAGTTTCTCAACGCTTTCTTAAATTGGACAACTACTAATCTTCCAGATATCACCTTTTGACAGAATTTAGAGTTATGAATGACCTTCACCATACCAATGCTCTCTGACTGAGCTCCTGTCTACCCTGAACGCAAGAAACCCTAATAGTTAGGCAGGCATATAATCACCCCTATTCAGGGTGACGAAGTTACAGAAGATGGATCTTCATTCCTCTGCAACCCTTAGGATTAAGGGTCCTCTTGTAAAGGGAACAGGGAGATATGTAAGAGGAAGTCAGAGTTCGAAACAGAGCAACTCCATTTCGAGTGAGGGCTAGGAAAATAAGGCTGGGAGTTGGTGGGCTGCATTCTCAGAAAGTTAGGCATTCCTAACTTTATGGTTAAGGGAATAGATGAATATTGTTTACTAAACAGACCAAGACTTGGGAGGGTCCAGGTATCCTGATATCTGGAAAACaaaggcattcctaattttgctttaaagataataatattggctgggctcagtggctcatacctgtaatcctagcactttgggaagctgaggtgggtggatcacgaggtcaggaaattgagaccatcctggccaacatggtgaaactcaatctctactaaaaatacaaaaattagctgggcgtggtggcagatgcttgtagtcccaactactcaggtggctgaggcaggagaattgcttgagcctgggaggcggaagttgccatgagccaagatcctgccactgccctccagcctgggtgacagagcaaaactgtctcaaaaaaaaaagagagcgagagagagaataATATGGATTCtttcaaaatatagtaattaagaaaatcaaTCCTTTTTCACAAACACATCTCCCCATGTATACAAGCATTGTACCTCGGGTGAATGCATTTCTTCTCTTACTTTCAGGAACGtcctgctctgtctatggagtagttGTCCTTTTACCAGTTTACTTTCTTAGTAAACTTACTTTAGTTTTGCACTGCAGACTTGCCCTGAATTgtttcttgcacaagatccaagaatcctctcttgggatctggatcaggacccctttcctgtaataCTGGCAGTCTGGAGATGTGCCCTAACCAGGCCATACTCCCATTGCCCTGTGATCACCCATACTGTGGCTACTGTTGCTGAAGCTGAACCTCAAGGTTGCTGTTAAATAGGGTGAGCCAAGTAACTGTGGCTCAAGCTGGGCCACCTACTCTAATTATTACCACCAGGATTATTGTAGACCCCAGCACAGGCTATGGCCATTCCTTATGTTGTACTCTTTGGAGAGATGTACAATTTGTTGGCTAATGGGCCAACACCAAAAGTGGCCCAGCCTTACCACCTTcaaactctttgttttttttttaagttttaaaatgtccACTTTATTCCATATAACACTTAACCAGATGTCATTTACATCTGAAGAAGAGATGCCCATGAGACTGATCTATAGTAAAACACTCTAAGAAATGCAGTCCAATTTTATACATTTCCAGGCATCCCTAGACAAGTGTTTCACAATGCACAGTGCAGAAATACAGGTATCACTgctacattttacataaaaggGAAGTATCAATAAACTTTAGAAAGTAGTAAATTCACCTGTCTTAAAATATGGGTATGCAATTGTTACAAAGCTGTAGTAAATggtttataaaatgtaattttattgtaTGTTACTCTGCTGTTACATAGGGCATAACATTTTCACAAGACTTTTTTGGGACTACAGTCAATGATTAGCAACACGCAATAGTGGTCTAACTGTCTGAATAACAATCACTAGACAAACTGGACACCCTCTCACATGTGCACAAATCTGCACGAAAAGTACTAAAGTTTTAACTTGGACTTGTGTACTTTGTTTCCCCTTTCTAGTGTATTAAGAAATGACAAGTACTTTAATTTGCCAAAAGCAATGTTTGTACTCTGGCAGCAACATGCTACTTCTATTACATAGTAAAGTGAATGAATACCAGAACTACAAAGGCAGGAGGTGTAAGTGAATTTTTATTGGGAAGGGAGGTTGTCAACTTAAACAGCAGCAAATAAAGAGTGAATAAGGAAACTTCCTGTTGTCACAGATATACATGACCTCCTTATGTGACATAGGAGGCATTTCAATTTGTTACCTCTAGGCAGAGATGGCAAGCGCTTTTCCATTCAATCTAATACGTCTAGATTCCTACTAAAAAGGAATACATTAAGCACATGGAAAAGTGGCTTATCTAAAGGAAACCCCTGAGGAGCAAGGGAGGGAAAGTGGAAATTAAGAAGTTATGTGGAACACTCTTCAAATTTTAATTAActacattttcctatcttcacAGTAATACAAAACACAGTCACTTGCAGAAATGTGTGATGTTGGGGTCCGACACATCTGCTGGGGGGCTACTGACCTGCGGGACTCCCTGAGACCACCAatgtagatgtctcattcaacctgagggagagagtgcgcggaagtgaaagaagaaagaaaagtggagtctggaggtctgaatGACTTGTAGTCaagcagcagctttatttttgtgggtgacagcttttataccttttttcttgttacatttactttatctcagcagaaaaaggggtaaacagaaaagagaagagaaaccatgtaaaaatagttatcaggggcttgtgataacagctcacaaagcagttttaagggggcttgtgataatagcttacaaagcagtttaagagttaatatatgtttttcaaagatacacagtgcaaacaaacaatggtgcccttaagatggcttgttaatcatgttttccatcaggaggtagaacagaggctcatctcctgagaaaatatgggcaggggtctttgcccctctcaggcacctcaattgcagcaagcctattgcttacacagagactaaaggggatatgaaagcagtcagcacaatgtcctcataaaccgcaggcccttactctgcattctgtttttgcctcagtggcttagccatttttacctcGACTCGACAGCCCTTGAGAGCGGAGGGaagagcagataggtccagcagccaagatggggcgagtcacgctaactgtctcaagcccttggtgcAAACACTGCAGTGTTTACTTGCAGATTACTTAAATACCAAATACATTTTTAGTCCCCTACATAAGTATTTGGAAGTTACTTATGTTTATATGAAATGAAGCTATTAATACTCTTCTACAGCAGTAACTGCACACCAGGAAGGCCAAGACAAACAAATCAAGGAATGAAGTTTTCCCAAAGCTGCAGTGTGAAAAGACTATAAACAGTTGATTCCATACACATGAATGGTTTCTTTGCTATAGGAAATCCAAGTGGAATAAGGAATGGAGATGTGTAAAAAGGTTTCTTGAAGGAAAGAGGATGACACCCCGTATGGATTTAGTTTCCAGCTCCTTCTGCTGCATCACATTCTTCTCCTGCACTGTCTGATGTCCAAAATGTTAGGTTGTCTCTAAGCAACCACATGATTAGAGTGTTGTCTTTGTAGGAGTCTTCATTCAATGTATCAAGTTCAGCAATGGCCTCATCAAAAGCCGCTTTAGCCAGCGTGTAGGCAAGCTCTGGATTATTAAGAGTCTCATAGTAAAATACAGAGAAGTTAAGAGCAAGCCCCAGGTGGATTACGTGTGTGGGTTGCATCTCCTTCTTATATGAAATGCCTCTTGGTAAGCTCCTTGGGAATTATCTATCGTTTGTTTTCGATCATCACCACATGCAACTTCAGCAAGGTACTGGAAGTAATCACCCTTCATTTTCCGAAAGAAGACCTTACTCTCTGGATTAGTTGCCTTGGCTATTAAGTATTTATCCAACTCCAGGACTGTGGTTCAGATGGATCTCAGCTCAGACTCCACTTTCTCCCGATAGTCCTTAATCAGCTGCAATTTCTTGTCAGAGGTGTTGGTCTTCTGCTCGATGCTCAAGATGACCCTCCAGGTGGACCTGTGGCCCCTGACCACGTTCTTGTAGGCCACGGAGAGCAGGTGGCGCTCCTCGTTGGACAGCTCGGCACCCTGCTCGGTCACTGCCTTCATGCAGGTGGCCATGTCGTTGTAGCGCTCGGCCTTCTCGGCCAGCTTGGCCTTCTGGATCAGCTCCTGTTCTCCATGGTGGGCACGGGGCCGGGGCTGGGGTGAAGGGCGAGGAGAGCGAGCCAAACTCTTATGATTCCTTGGGCACCAAACCTGCCTTTGGGATG from Callithrix jacchus isolate 240 chromosome 11, calJac240_pri, whole genome shotgun sequence includes the following:
- the LOC100392702 gene encoding RNA-binding motif protein, X chromosome-like; this translates as MRSRDRDRSLRSSASEFAFRLSDPAAAFGAKLLGSPSRPARWSLNPLSPLRLTGKKKMVEADRPGKLFIGGLNTETNEKALEAVFGKYGRIVEVLLMKDRETNKSRGFAFVTFESPADAKDAARDMNGKSLDGKAIKVEQATKPSFESGRRGPPPPPRSRGPPRGLRGGRGGSGGNRGPPSRGGHMDDGGYSMNFNMSSSRGPLPVKRGPPPRSGGPPPKRSAPSGPVRSSSGMGGRAPVLRGRDSYGGPPRREPLPSRRDVYLSPRDDGYSTKDSYSSRDYPSSRDTRDYAPPPRDYTYRDYGHSSSRDDYPSRGYSDRDGYGRDRDYSDHPSGGSYRDSYESYGNSRSAPPTRGPPPSYGGSSRYDDYSSSRDGYGGSRDSYSSSRSDLYSSGRDRVGRQERGLPPSMERGYPPPRDSYSSSSRGAPRGGSRGGSRSDRGGGRSRY